A portion of the Candidatus Poribacteria bacterium genome contains these proteins:
- a CDS encoding CTP synthase — protein MTKYIFVTGGVISGIGKGITTASLGRLLVDRGFRVIVVKIDPYLNVDAGTMNPFEHGEVFVTQDGTETDLDLGNYERFLGLNLNQNSYITSGSVYSEVIAKERRGDYLGGTVQLIPHLTDEIKERIYQLGRDSDAEVVITEIGGTIGDFETPPFVEAIRQMAVEVGRENTLFIHVSLIYTLPNGESKSKPTQHSIRTLQEYGIQPDLLICRTSQPMEEGIRQKISLLCGLQEEYIVEGLDTDLVDEIPLNFERQGMGRLVIKRLGLEERQSNDVEWAKMVDKLKHPKHRTQIAIVGKYVQGSDTYLSVKEALKHGGIANDSAVDVKWIESDMLGGNQNLDEEFEGVDGILVPGGFGYRGIEGMIVASRYARERQIPYFGLCLGMQCMVIDVARHVAKLKGANSAEFDEKTPHPVIDLMLDQREQTDLGGTMRLGLYPCVLRENTKSYEAYQQPIILERHRHRYELNNEYRDALASEGLCFSGVSPDENLVEITEVVDHPWMVGSQFHPEFQSKPLEPHPLFRDFIQAALHYRQQR, from the coding sequence ATGACAAAGTACATCTTTGTAACTGGCGGTGTGATCTCTGGCATCGGAAAGGGAATAACGACAGCATCACTTGGTCGTTTGCTGGTCGATCGAGGATTCCGTGTAATTGTTGTCAAAATTGACCCTTACCTCAATGTAGATGCCGGTACGATGAATCCGTTTGAACATGGTGAGGTATTTGTGACGCAGGATGGCACCGAAACCGATCTCGATCTCGGCAATTACGAGCGATTTCTGGGCCTCAATCTCAATCAAAATTCTTATATTACTTCGGGTTCGGTCTATAGCGAGGTGATTGCGAAGGAACGACGTGGAGATTATCTGGGTGGGACTGTGCAACTTATTCCGCATCTCACTGATGAAATCAAGGAGCGCATCTATCAACTAGGGCGCGACAGCGATGCGGAAGTGGTCATTACGGAGATCGGCGGGACCATTGGGGATTTTGAGACACCTCCGTTTGTAGAGGCGATTCGACAAATGGCGGTGGAGGTCGGACGCGAAAATACGCTCTTTATTCATGTTTCGCTAATTTATACCCTTCCCAACGGAGAAAGCAAGAGCAAACCGACCCAACACAGCATCCGTACGCTACAAGAGTATGGTATCCAACCCGATCTCTTGATTTGCCGCACAAGTCAACCGATGGAGGAAGGAATACGGCAGAAGATCTCGCTCCTTTGTGGACTTCAGGAGGAATACATCGTTGAAGGGCTTGACACAGATCTGGTTGATGAGATCCCGCTGAATTTCGAGCGGCAAGGCATGGGGCGTTTGGTGATAAAGCGGCTTGGGTTAGAAGAACGTCAGTCGAATGACGTTGAGTGGGCAAAGATGGTTGATAAACTGAAGCACCCCAAACACCGGACCCAGATAGCGATTGTCGGTAAGTATGTCCAAGGCTCTGATACCTACCTCAGCGTGAAGGAAGCACTCAAGCACGGTGGGATTGCCAATGATTCAGCCGTAGATGTCAAATGGATTGAATCTGATATGCTAGGTGGCAACCAAAACTTGGATGAGGAGTTCGAGGGAGTTGACGGAATTCTCGTTCCTGGCGGCTTTGGCTACCGCGGCATTGAAGGGATGATTGTCGCATCACGCTATGCGCGGGAGCGGCAGATTCCATATTTTGGATTATGTCTCGGTATGCAGTGCATGGTGATCGATGTTGCACGGCACGTCGCAAAATTGAAAGGGGCAAACAGTGCCGAGTTTGACGAAAAAACACCCCATCCGGTGATTGATTTGATGTTGGATCAACGAGAACAGACCGACCTTGGTGGCACAATGCGACTTGGACTCTATCCGTGTGTTCTCAGAGAAAACACAAAAAGCTATGAAGCGTATCAACAGCCGATCATCCTAGAACGACACCGCCATCGCTATGAATTGAATAACGAGTATCGGGACGCCCTCGCATCCGAAGGGTTGTGTTTTAGCGGGGTATCGCCTGACGAGAATCTGGTTGAAATCACTGAAGTTGTTGATCATCCGTGGATGGTCGGTTCGCAATTCCATCCCGAATTTCAATCTAAGCCCCTTGAGCCGCACCCACTATTTCGTGATTTTATTCAAGCTGCGTTACATTATCGGCAGCAGCGATAA